A genomic stretch from Vibrio coralliilyticus includes:
- a CDS encoding tyrosine-type recombinase/integrase — MAVRKLKGFEQWSHLGFDGKLVFRKPLDIPFVTYSNHTPCYEANAYINSLMARNLKSDTIRGYAYDIIHLVHFIEKQPLLSRFSQLTNATFTLFVQSLQAERTQLGELKRKNNSVIKIAHTCLVFLQFIQEFHDLSAFIGKDKGNSIQILEKYYRRKQEGYKGFIEGSKITHPAIPTKDEIKKRHPVSSDDALRVWEHIKTQENKDKRRRDMALYTAMEQLGGRVSELHLIKMTDYEEARRTGMLTLTTLKRKDENTTRKIPVPHLLLSVIADYIKVRKKVVRKKKVQHDYLFISLKTGLRLSADSWTTYMNLWKKELGIEGELHPHLWRHAFITDKLKELILASKEVNDKDDFRKHLLHTQTFKMQLQQWTGHTNLSSLDTYIDLAFADIHGYTEVYNAVSLKSSVDLAKRQIELLEEQIARKELTPTAALGEMKRLLGAFQSDIDKSIVSSSQ, encoded by the coding sequence ATGGCTGTTCGTAAGCTTAAAGGCTTTGAGCAATGGAGTCATCTTGGGTTTGATGGCAAGCTTGTCTTTCGTAAGCCTCTGGACATTCCTTTCGTAACCTACAGTAATCATACTCCTTGTTATGAAGCCAATGCCTACATCAACAGTTTGATGGCGAGAAACTTAAAAAGTGACACTATTCGAGGTTATGCCTACGACATCATCCACTTGGTTCACTTTATTGAAAAACAGCCACTATTGAGCCGGTTTAGTCAACTTACTAATGCAACATTCACTCTTTTCGTTCAATCACTACAGGCAGAGAGAACGCAACTTGGCGAACTAAAGCGTAAGAATAACTCCGTTATAAAGATTGCACATACCTGTTTGGTTTTTTTGCAGTTTATCCAAGAGTTTCATGATTTGAGTGCTTTTATTGGCAAAGATAAAGGTAACTCAATTCAGATACTAGAGAAGTATTACAGACGCAAACAGGAAGGTTACAAAGGTTTCATTGAAGGCTCTAAAATTACGCACCCTGCTATACCAACGAAAGATGAGATTAAGAAACGCCACCCTGTTTCTTCTGATGATGCTTTACGTGTATGGGAGCATATAAAGACTCAGGAAAACAAAGATAAACGTAGAAGGGACATGGCGCTATATACTGCAATGGAGCAGTTAGGTGGTCGAGTGTCTGAGCTTCATTTGATTAAAATGACCGATTACGAGGAAGCAAGGCGTACCGGTATGCTCACGCTTACTACTTTAAAACGTAAAGATGAGAACACAACTCGAAAGATACCAGTTCCACACCTATTATTATCAGTGATTGCAGATTACATCAAAGTTCGCAAGAAAGTCGTAAGGAAGAAAAAAGTCCAACATGATTACCTGTTTATCAGCTTAAAAACAGGTCTACGCCTATCCGCCGATTCATGGACAACGTACATGAACTTATGGAAAAAAGAGCTAGGTATCGAGGGAGAATTGCACCCGCACCTTTGGAGGCATGCATTCATTACAGATAAGCTCAAAGAGCTTATTCTTGCTTCTAAAGAAGTGAATGATAAAGATGATTTCCGAAAGCATTTACTGCACACACAAACGTTTAAAATGCAACTTCAGCAGTGGACAGGCCATACAAATCTTAGCTCTTTAGATACTTATATTGACCTCGCATTTGCAGATATTCACGGCTACACAGAGGTTTATAATGCAGTATCTCTTAAGTCGAGTGTTGACTTGGCAAAGCGTCAGATTGAGTTGTTAGAAGAACAGATAGCAAGGAAGGAGTTAACGCCTACCGCAGCGCTCGGAGAGATGAAGAGACTGTTAGGTGCTTTTCAATCTGATATAGATAAAAGCATTGTATCTTCGTCACAGTAA